The proteins below come from a single Erinaceus europaeus chromosome 20, mEriEur2.1, whole genome shotgun sequence genomic window:
- the POGLUT3 gene encoding protein O-glucosyltransferase 3 has translation MHGLPPVLLLPLQLALFAASAAAEAPVSAARSLVWGPGLQAGVVLPVRYFYLQAVDSEGQNLTRSPPGQSSFKIVIKSLSPKEIVRIHVPKPLDRNDGTFLIRYRMYDTFSEGLKIDVLYGDEHVAQSPYILKGPVYHEYCECPEEDPQAWQKLLSCPTEEPQISKDFASFPSINLQQMLKEVPKRFGDERGAIVHYTILNNHIYRRSLGKYTDFKMFSDEILLSLARKVLLPDLEFYINLGDWPLEHRKVNETPGPLPIISWCGSLDSQDIILPTYDITHSTLEAMRGVTNDLLSIQGNTGPSWINKTEKAFFRGRDSREERLQLVQLSKENPQLLDAGITGYFFFQEKEKELGKAKLIGFFDFFKYKYQVNVDGTVAAYRYPYLMLGNSLVLKQDSPYYEHFYLALKPWKHYVPVKRNLSDLLEKVKWAKENDDEAKKIAKEGQLIARGLLQPHRLYCYYYRVLQKYAERQSSKPKIRDGMELVPQPDDSTSTMCQCHRKKPVREEL, from the exons ATGCACGGCCTCCCGCCGGTCCTGCTGCTGCCGCTGCAGCTCGCCTTGTTTGCGGCCTCTGCGGCCGCCGAGGCGCCAGTCAGCGCTGCGCGGAGCCTGGTGTGGGGGCCGGGGCTGCAGGCCGGAGTCGTTCTGCCCGTGCGCTATTTCTATCTACAGGCCGTCGACTCGGAGGGCCAAAACCTCACCCGCTCGCCCCCAG GTCAGTCATCATTCAAAATAGTAATCAAGTCTCTTTCACCTAAAGAAATAGTTCGAATTCATGTCCCTAAACCTTTGGATAGGAATGATGGGACATTTTTGATTCGATATAGGATGTATGACACTTTTAGTGAAGGGTTGAAGATAGATGTCCTTTACGGTGATGAGCATGTGGCTCAGTCTCCATATATTTTGAAAG GACCAGTGTACCATGAGTACTGTGAATGCCCAGAAGAGGATCCTCAAGCCTGGCAGAAACTTCTTTCTTGTCCAACTGAGGAGCCACAGATTTCAAAAGATTTTGCTTCTTTCCCTAGCATCAATCTCCAGCAGATGCTAAAAGAAGTTCCAAAAAGATTTGGGGATGAAAGGGGTGCCATTGTACATTACACGATTCTCAATAACCACATCTACAGAAGGTCATTGGGGAAATACACAGACTTCAAAATGTTCTCAGATGAGATTTTGCTGTCACTGGCAAGAAAG gtcctTCTCCCTGATTTAGAATTTTATATTAATCTTGGAGACTGGCCCTTGGAACATAGAAAAGTCAATGAAACCCCTGGCCCTTTACCTATTATTTCCTGGTGTGGCTCTCTGGATTCACAAGATATTATCCTTCCAACATATGACATCACCCACTCCACACTTGAGGCAATGAGGGGTGTTACAAATGATCTCCTCTCAATCCAGGGAAATACAG gACCTTCCTGGATCAATAAAACAGAGAAAGCTTTCTTCAGAGGGAGAGATAGCCGAGAGGAGAGACTCCAGTTGGTACAGCTGTCTAAAGAAAATCCACAACTACTAGATGCAGGAATTACAGGATACTTCTTTttccaagagaaagaaaaggagcttGGGAAGGCTAAATTAATtggtttctttgatttctttaag TACAAGTATCAAGTGAATGTAGATGGAACTGTGGCTGCTTACAGATACCCGTATCTCATGCTGGGCAACAGCTTGGTTCTGAAGCAGGACTCACCATATTATGAACACTTCTATTTGGCACTAAAACCTTGGAAACATTATGTTCCAGTAAAAAGAAATCTTAGCGATTTACTAGAGAAGGTTAAATGGGCCAAG GAAAATGATGATGAAGCCAAGAAGATTGCAAAAGAAGGACAGTTGATTGCTAGGGGTCTGCTGCAGCCACACCGGCTTTACTGCTACTACTATAGAGTCCTACAG AAATATGCTGAACGCCAGTCTAGCAAACCCAAAATACGTGATGGAATGGAACTTGTGCCTCAGCCAGATGACAGTACATCTACTATGTGCCAGTGCCACAGAAAAAAGCCTGTAAGAGAAGAGCTTTAA
- the LOC103128472 gene encoding chromobox protein homolog 5, with translation MGKKTKQTADSSSSEDEEEYVVEKVLDRRVVKGQVEYLLKWKGFSEEHNTWEPEKNLDCPELISEFMKKYKKMKEGENNKPREKSETNKRKSNFSNNADDIKSKKEREQSNDIARGFERGLEPEKIIGATDSCGDLMFLMKWEDTDEADLVLAKEANVKCPQIVIAFYEERLTWHAYPEDVENKEKETAKS, from the coding sequence ATGGGAAAGAAAACCAAACAGACAGCTGATAGTTCTTCTTCTGAGGATGAAGAGGAATACGTCGTAGAGAAGGTGCTAGACAGACGTGTGGTGAAAGGGCAAGTGGAATATCTACTGAAGTGGAAAGGCTTTTCTGAGGAGCACAATACTTGGGAACCAGAGAAAAATTTGGATTGTCCTGAACTAATTTCTGAGTTTATGAAAAAATATAAGAAGATGAAGGAGGGTGAAAATAACAAGCCCAGAGAGAAGTCAGAAACTAACAAGAGGAAATCTAATTTCTCTAATAATGCTGATGATATCaaatcaaaaaaagagagagagcagagcaatgATATCGCTCGGGGATTTGAGAGAggactggaaccagaaaagattatTGGGGCGACAGATTCCTGTGGCGATTTAATGTTCCTAATGAAATGGGAAGACACAGATGAAGCAGACTTGGTTCTGGCAAAAGAAGCTAATGTAAAGTGTCCACAGATTGTGATAGCATTTTATGAAGAGAGACTGACGTGGCATGCGTATCCAGAGGACgtggaaaacaaagagaaagaaacggCAAAGAGCTAA